The Marinilongibacter aquaticus genome has a window encoding:
- a CDS encoding M48 family metallopeptidase, which yields MKHLKVFVAVTISLGFIILSCQRVPLTNRKQFVGLVSSGEMMKMSFAQYDGFMDTSKVVSTSNSKYGKDAQMVARVGGRIKKAVEDYLIQNNYSEVIDGYKWEFKTVQSNELNAWCMPGGKVCFYTGIIPVCKDEAGIAVVMGHEIAHAIAEHGRERMSHALAAQGVTQVGAVAAGVATNNQQIMNLAGQILGVGTQVGGVLPNSRKQEAEADKMGLIFMAMAGYNPNAGVEFWQRMADASKNAQKPPQILSTHPTDEFRIEQMQKLMPQAMKYYNAYGGQN from the coding sequence ATGAAACACTTAAAAGTTTTTGTCGCGGTGACAATCTCACTCGGCTTCATAATTTTATCCTGCCAACGCGTTCCACTCACAAACAGAAAACAATTTGTCGGCTTGGTCTCTTCAGGCGAAATGATGAAAATGAGTTTTGCCCAATACGATGGATTTATGGACACCTCAAAGGTCGTTTCGACCAGCAACAGCAAGTACGGTAAAGATGCTCAAATGGTAGCTCGAGTAGGCGGCCGTATCAAAAAAGCTGTGGAAGATTACCTCATTCAAAACAATTACAGTGAAGTGATCGACGGTTACAAATGGGAGTTCAAAACTGTGCAAAGCAATGAATTGAATGCTTGGTGTATGCCCGGTGGAAAAGTTTGTTTTTATACGGGTATTATTCCAGTATGCAAAGACGAAGCGGGTATTGCCGTGGTAATGGGCCACGAAATTGCCCATGCGATTGCAGAACACGGAAGGGAAAGGATGAGCCATGCTCTGGCTGCTCAGGGCGTAACCCAAGTGGGTGCTGTGGCGGCAGGTGTGGCCACAAACAACCAGCAGATCATGAACCTTGCCGGACAGATTTTGGGCGTGGGCACGCAAGTGGGCGGGGTATTGCCGAATAGCCGAAAACAAGAAGCCGAGGCCGACAAGATGGGTTTGATTTTTATGGCTATGGCCGGCTATAATCCAAATGCCGGCGTAGAGTTTTGGCAAAGAATGGCCGATGCCAGCAAAAATGCTCAGAAACCGCCTCAAATTCTTTCGACTCACCCAACGGATGAGTTCAGGATTGAACAAATGCAAAAATTGATGCCCCAGGCCATGAAATATTATAATGCCTACGGCGGTCAGAATTAA
- a CDS encoding mechanosensitive ion channel family protein — protein MDRFQEIMDYRLIYINDKFSLEVVDIFSIAVILILARLAISFFAATMGRLVKSNKIGERNKQSFTLLFKYFVWVAAIVMSLRVSGIDLTWLMAGSAALLVGLGLGLQQIFSDIVSGIFLLVEGSVKIGDIMEVDGIIGKVRKINLRTSEIVSRDGIVIIVPNHRFIVENVINWSHNASITRFDVKVGVAYGTDPEKVSDLLKLCAEEHPQVIITSSHQPIVRLINFGDSSLDFQLLFWSRNGFQIENTKSELRFMIVKKFKENDIEIPFPQRDLHLKSGKF, from the coding sequence ATGGATCGCTTTCAGGAAATAATGGATTACAGACTAATTTACATCAACGATAAATTCAGTCTGGAGGTCGTCGATATATTCAGTATTGCGGTCATCTTGATTTTGGCCCGTTTGGCCATTTCTTTTTTTGCGGCGACAATGGGCCGTTTGGTCAAAAGCAATAAAATCGGAGAACGGAACAAGCAAAGTTTTACTCTGCTTTTCAAATATTTTGTTTGGGTTGCTGCCATTGTAATGAGCCTAAGGGTTTCGGGAATAGACCTCACTTGGCTAATGGCCGGTTCGGCTGCCCTTTTGGTCGGATTGGGCTTGGGCTTGCAGCAGATTTTTTCGGATATCGTATCCGGGATTTTCCTTTTGGTCGAAGGCAGTGTAAAGATTGGCGATATCATGGAAGTGGACGGGATCATTGGGAAAGTGCGGAAAATCAATCTGCGTACCAGTGAGATTGTCTCTCGCGACGGCATTGTAATCATAGTACCCAATCACCGTTTTATTGTCGAAAATGTGATCAACTGGAGCCACAACGCCAGCATTACCCGTTTTGATGTAAAAGTGGGCGTGGCTTACGGTACCGACCCCGAGAAAGTATCAGACCTTCTGAAACTTTGTGCCGAAGAGCATCCACAGGTAATTATTACGAGTTCGCATCAACCCATTGTGCGTCTCATCAATTTCGGCGACAGTTCGCTGGATTTCCAACTGCTTTTTTGGAGTCGAAACGGTTTCCAGATCGAAAATACAAAAAGCGAACTGCGTTTTATGATCGTGAAAAAATTCAAGGAAAACGATATTGAAATTCCTTTCCCGCAACGCGACCTGCATTTGAAAAGCGGGAAGTTTTAA
- a CDS encoding TIGR00341 family protein, with the protein MNQVWKELKDFLSRLLDLHSDRASYNEIIENIEKGVEFRGTNLWILIFAILVASVGLNMNSTAVVIGAMLISPLMGPIMGIGLGVGIYDFPLIKKSFRSLVSAMVISILASAIYFALTPISDAQSELLSRTTPAIWDVFIAFFGGLAGIVAVTRKDKGNAIPGVAIATALMPPLCTAGYGIATLNWHYFLGAFYLFFINSVFISVASMLIIRFMRIPSKKWVDMAQQRKMKAYVAIVAVVTIIPSLYLGYDIVKRSFFRRNAIQFITEEFTHPDTRVIEQDIEPNENRIEVFLFGSELPESEIYRLNSELKDYNLDGADLIIRQNKQNLNVPSVEAMRAGIIEELYRKNEDVIKNKDEKIALLENELSNYHALDLVQDDVAKELTIQYPEIEGSAFGKTRVHLKKGKVDTVTMVYLDTRQAIRGKRLKTLQDWLEVRLKSKDIRIVQE; encoded by the coding sequence ATGAATCAGGTCTGGAAAGAACTTAAGGATTTTCTCAGTCGATTGCTCGACTTGCACAGCGACCGTGCTTCCTACAACGAAATTATCGAGAACATTGAAAAGGGCGTAGAATTTAGAGGCACAAACCTTTGGATTCTCATCTTTGCCATTTTGGTGGCCAGCGTGGGCCTCAACATGAACTCCACAGCGGTGGTCATCGGTGCCATGCTTATCTCCCCGCTTATGGGTCCAATTATGGGTATTGGCTTGGGCGTGGGTATATACGATTTCCCTTTGATCAAGAAATCATTTCGAAGCTTGGTTTCGGCTATGGTCATTTCCATTTTGGCTTCGGCAATTTACTTTGCCCTTACCCCGATTAGCGATGCCCAGTCTGAGCTACTTTCCAGAACAACCCCGGCCATTTGGGATGTTTTCATTGCCTTTTTTGGTGGACTTGCAGGTATTGTCGCCGTAACCCGAAAAGACAAAGGAAATGCGATTCCCGGAGTAGCCATTGCCACCGCACTCATGCCGCCACTCTGTACGGCGGGTTACGGCATTGCCACGCTCAACTGGCATTATTTTTTGGGTGCCTTCTATTTGTTTTTCATCAATAGCGTGTTCATCAGTGTGGCCAGCATGCTCATTATTCGCTTTATGCGTATTCCCTCGAAAAAATGGGTGGATATGGCTCAACAGCGTAAAATGAAGGCCTATGTGGCCATTGTGGCCGTGGTGACCATCATACCGAGCTTGTATCTCGGTTACGATATTGTAAAAAGAAGCTTTTTCAGAAGAAACGCGATACAGTTCATTACGGAAGAATTCACGCATCCCGATACCCGCGTAATTGAACAAGATATCGAACCCAACGAAAACCGCATAGAAGTTTTTCTCTTTGGATCGGAGCTTCCAGAAAGTGAAATCTACCGCTTGAATTCTGAGCTTAAAGATTACAACTTGGATGGAGCTGATTTGATTATCCGTCAAAATAAACAGAACTTGAATGTGCCCAGTGTGGAAGCCATGCGGGCAGGGATAATCGAAGAACTCTACCGCAAAAACGAGGATGTGATCAAAAACAAAGACGAGAAGATCGCCCTTTTGGAAAATGAACTGAGCAATTACCACGCTCTGGACCTCGTGCAAGACGACGTCGCAAAAGAGTTGACAATACAATATCCCGAAATCGAGGGCAGTGCGTTTGGAAAAACCCGCGTACACCTGAAAAAAGGAAAAGTAGACACCGTGACCATGGTGTATTTGGATACCCGACAGGCCATTCGGGGTAAAAGATTAAAAACGCTTCAAGATTGGTTGGAAGTGAGGCTTAAATCAAAAGACATAAGAATCGTACAAGAATAA
- the sucC gene encoding ADP-forming succinate--CoA ligase subunit beta, which yields MNIHEYQGKEILAKYGVRIQRGIVADSPEKAVTAYKEIAKMTDSNFAVVKSQIHAGGRGKGKIVGTEQRGVQLAKTADQVKEIASNLLQNVLVTHQTGPEGKVVNKILIAEDAYYPGDSEPKEYYMSILLDRAKACNVIMASTEGGMDIEDVAENSPEKIIKEWIDPKVGLQAFQARKVANKLGLSGQANKEMVKFIFALYKAYEATDSSMFEINPVLKTSDDKILAVDAKVNLDDNALFRHPDIAELRDKSEEDPMEVEASESDLNYVKLDGNVGCMVNGAGLAMATMDIIKLYGGEPANFLDVGGGANATTVEAGFRIILKDPNVKAIFVNIFGGIVRCDRVANGIVEAYKSIGEIPVPIVVRLQGTNAEEGAKIINDSGLKVSSAVKLKEAAELVQSVLK from the coding sequence ATGAACATTCACGAATACCAGGGCAAAGAAATTTTGGCCAAATATGGAGTGCGGATTCAACGCGGAATTGTAGCTGACTCACCAGAAAAGGCAGTCACCGCGTACAAGGAAATTGCAAAGATGACGGATTCCAACTTCGCCGTTGTTAAATCTCAAATTCATGCGGGTGGACGCGGCAAAGGGAAAATTGTAGGCACCGAACAAAGAGGTGTACAATTGGCCAAAACTGCCGATCAGGTAAAAGAAATCGCTTCGAATTTGTTGCAAAATGTATTGGTTACACACCAAACAGGTCCCGAAGGAAAAGTAGTGAATAAGATTTTGATCGCCGAAGATGCATATTACCCTGGCGACAGCGAGCCAAAAGAATATTACATGTCGATTTTGCTCGATAGAGCCAAAGCCTGCAATGTAATTATGGCTTCTACCGAAGGGGGAATGGACATCGAAGATGTGGCCGAAAATTCTCCGGAAAAAATCATCAAAGAATGGATCGACCCAAAAGTGGGCTTGCAGGCTTTCCAAGCTCGCAAAGTGGCCAATAAATTGGGCTTGAGCGGACAAGCAAACAAAGAAATGGTGAAATTCATTTTCGCCCTTTACAAAGCATATGAAGCGACAGACTCTTCCATGTTTGAGATCAACCCGGTTTTGAAAACATCGGACGACAAAATTTTGGCTGTCGATGCCAAAGTAAACTTGGACGACAACGCTTTGTTCCGTCATCCGGATATTGCTGAACTACGCGACAAATCGGAAGAAGACCCTATGGAAGTAGAAGCTTCTGAAAGTGATTTGAACTACGTGAAATTGGATGGAAACGTAGGTTGTATGGTAAACGGTGCCGGTTTGGCGATGGCCACTATGGATATCATCAAACTTTACGGTGGTGAGCCTGCAAACTTCTTGGATGTAGGGGGTGGAGCCAACGCCACTACTGTAGAAGCGGGTTTCAGAATCATCTTGAAAGATCCGAACGTAAAAGCCATTTTCGTGAACATATTTGGTGGAATCGTGCGTTGCGACCGCGTGGCCAACGGTATTGTAGAAGCTTACAAATCTATCGGCGAAATTCCAGTACCGATTGTAGTGAGATTGCAAGGTACCAATGCTGAAGAAGGTGCGAAAATCATCAACGATTCTGGCTTGAAAGTATCGTCTGCCGTTAAACTAAAAGAAGCAGCAGAATTGGTGCAAAGTGTATTGAAGTAA
- a CDS encoding sugar phosphate isomerase/epimerase family protein — protein sequence MKPKGLFHNPRRHITFEIHYIKLMKRRVFTQKMAMSAATLPFLNFTAEGSPNVDALEVHIFSKHLQFLPYRTVGEKAAELGFAGVDLTVRPNGHVEPENVAEKLPEAVEEIRKGGSVCKLITTAVESAEKAEDLAVLQAASKAGVQSYRCNWFEYNPDQTMEESLLFYQKQVRALSELNRSLNLVGCYQNHAGTAIGSSIWEVKKILETALPDHFGSQFDIRHATVEGGLSWPNSLRLIHPYIRTIVLKDFKWAKVKGKWVTENVPIGEGMIDFKKYFALLKQYKIRVPVCLHMEYALGGAEHGHRQIHGDQSVVFEAMKKDLAAIQKLWQEA from the coding sequence ATGAAACCGAAGGGACTTTTTCACAACCCGAGGCGACATATCACCTTTGAAATACACTATATCAAACTCATGAAAAGACGCGTTTTTACTCAAAAAATGGCCATGTCTGCGGCCACACTCCCTTTTTTGAATTTCACTGCTGAAGGCTCGCCCAATGTGGATGCACTGGAAGTGCACATCTTCTCGAAACATTTACAATTTTTACCCTACCGCACAGTGGGTGAAAAAGCAGCAGAACTTGGCTTTGCTGGAGTGGATTTAACGGTCCGTCCGAATGGCCATGTAGAACCCGAAAATGTAGCCGAAAAGCTGCCCGAAGCCGTGGAAGAAATCCGCAAAGGAGGCTCGGTCTGCAAGCTCATAACCACTGCGGTAGAAAGTGCAGAAAAAGCCGAAGATTTGGCGGTGCTGCAAGCTGCGTCGAAAGCCGGTGTACAATCGTACCGGTGCAATTGGTTTGAATACAATCCGGACCAAACCATGGAAGAAAGTCTCCTTTTTTACCAAAAACAAGTGAGGGCTTTGAGCGAACTGAACCGTTCTTTGAATTTGGTCGGTTGTTATCAAAATCATGCGGGCACCGCTATCGGCTCTTCCATTTGGGAAGTGAAGAAAATATTGGAAACAGCCCTGCCCGACCATTTCGGCTCACAATTCGATATTCGTCACGCTACGGTCGAAGGCGGACTTTCTTGGCCAAACAGCCTGAGGTTGATTCATCCCTATATCAGAACCATTGTGCTGAAAGATTTCAAATGGGCCAAAGTAAAAGGAAAGTGGGTTACGGAAAACGTACCCATTGGTGAAGGCATGATCGACTTTAAAAAATATTTCGCTTTGCTGAAACAGTACAAAATTCGTGTTCCGGTCTGTTTGCACATGGAATACGCTTTGGGCGGAGCCGAGCACGGGCATCGTCAAATTCACGGGGATCAAAGCGTGGTTTTCGAGGCCATGAAAAAGGATCTGGCTGCTATTCAAAAGCTTTGGCAGGAAGCCTAA
- a CDS encoding ABC transporter ATP-binding protein: MLVAKDIRRNYGELQVLKGIDLEIKSGEVVAIVGPSGAGKTTLLQILGTLDKADAGQVLLNGTELNGLPDKELVKIRNAQLGFVFQFHNLMAELTALENVCLPAWIGQKDEKETEQKARNLLQRLGLGERIEHLPSEMSGGEQQRVAVARALINSPTIIFADEPTGNLDTQNADELHQLFFQIRDEFNCAFVLVTHNKELANLADRTIRMKDGRIEEI, translated from the coding sequence ATGCTAGTTGCGAAGGATATCCGTAGAAACTACGGAGAATTGCAGGTATTGAAAGGAATCGACTTGGAAATCAAGTCGGGCGAAGTGGTGGCCATTGTAGGGCCCTCGGGTGCAGGCAAAACGACACTTTTGCAGATTTTGGGCACCTTGGATAAAGCAGATGCCGGGCAGGTTCTTTTAAATGGCACCGAGTTGAACGGGCTTCCAGATAAAGAATTGGTGAAAATAAGGAATGCTCAATTGGGCTTTGTTTTTCAGTTTCATAATTTGATGGCCGAATTGACGGCTTTGGAAAACGTGTGTCTTCCGGCTTGGATCGGACAAAAAGACGAAAAGGAAACCGAGCAAAAAGCCCGCAATCTTTTGCAACGTTTGGGCCTTGGCGAACGCATCGAGCACCTGCCCAGCGAAATGTCTGGTGGCGAACAGCAACGTGTGGCTGTGGCCAGGGCTTTGATCAATTCGCCCACAATCATTTTTGCCGATGAACCTACCGGGAATTTGGATACGCAAAACGCCGATGAGTTGCATCAACTTTTTTTCCAGATTCGAGATGAATTCAATTGTGCCTTTGTGTTGGTGACCCACAATAAAGAATTGGCCAACCTGGCCGACCGAACAATACGCATGAAAGATGGAAGAATAGAAGAAATTTAA
- a CDS encoding queuosine precursor transporter, translated as MTKKQKLYLILCGLFLTNAITAEIIGAKIFSLSETLGLNFDNFSFLGMDLGFSLSAGTLNWPIVFIVSDVINEYFGKKGVKFISYLTAALITFSFLVIYLAVYVKPAPFWLDVNAVDTQGNPININEGFKMIFRQGLGIIIGSITAFLLGQVLDALVFHHLRHVTKNKFIWLRATGSTIVSQIIDSFVVLFIAFYVFGNWNFGQVVQVGVNNYLYKFIVAILLTPLIYMAHYLIDAWLGKDESDDLIHEATHGK; from the coding sequence ATGACCAAGAAACAAAAACTCTACCTTATTCTTTGCGGTTTGTTCTTGACCAACGCCATAACCGCCGAAATTATCGGAGCGAAGATTTTCAGCTTGAGTGAAACATTGGGACTCAATTTCGACAATTTCAGTTTTTTGGGTATGGATCTGGGCTTTTCGCTTTCTGCGGGTACGCTCAATTGGCCCATTGTGTTTATCGTTTCCGATGTGATCAACGAATATTTTGGTAAAAAAGGGGTGAAATTTATTTCTTATCTGACCGCCGCTCTGATCACCTTCAGTTTTCTCGTCATTTATTTGGCCGTATACGTAAAACCTGCCCCATTTTGGTTGGACGTGAATGCGGTGGATACGCAGGGTAATCCGATCAATATCAACGAAGGTTTCAAAATGATTTTTCGGCAAGGTTTGGGCATTATTATCGGGAGTATCACAGCTTTTCTTTTGGGGCAGGTGCTCGATGCCCTGGTGTTCCACCATTTGCGGCATGTGACAAAAAATAAATTCATTTGGCTCAGGGCCACGGGCTCAACGATCGTGTCGCAAATCATCGATTCGTTCGTGGTTTTGTTCATTGCTTTCTATGTTTTTGGCAATTGGAATTTTGGCCAAGTGGTGCAAGTAGGGGTGAACAATTACTTGTATAAATTCATTGTAGCCATCCTTTTGACGCCTTTGATCTACATGGCTCACTATCTTATTGACGCTTGGCTTGGGAAAGACGAAAGCGACGACCTGATTCACGAAGCTACCCACGGGAAATAG
- a CDS encoding aminotransferase class V-fold PLP-dependent enzyme, translating to MMKRRELIKSLSGLPLVGGLMGGSTLLASATTAASIPAKSLAQELGIRTFINAAGTYTAMTGSLMHKEVMEAIQGSSHEFMMLDDVQTKVGEKIAEMTHAESAVVTAGCFSALTLGLAGVLTGMDQKKVEALPHLEGTGMKSEVIIQKGHFVGYSHALKNTGCTMVEIETMEDLEKAINSKTALMWFLHIQSDRGQINHEQWVATAKKHGIPTMIDMAADVPPVENLWRFNDMGFDLVCVSGGKAMRGPQSAGILMGKKEYVDAARLSMPPRGSTIGRGMKVNKEEILGMYVAIKKFVNMDHEKEWKIWEGRVDHIKKAAESVDGVSVAITVPELGNHTPTMKISWDTSKVDLSTQKLQESLRGGNPSIEVVGSGKTSINITTWMLQPGEEKIVATRLKEELNKASV from the coding sequence ATGATGAAACGTAGAGAACTTATCAAGTCCTTATCTGGACTTCCGCTGGTGGGCGGCCTAATGGGTGGAAGCACATTGCTTGCATCTGCCACAACTGCAGCCAGTATACCGGCCAAAAGTCTCGCCCAAGAGTTGGGAATAAGAACCTTTATCAATGCCGCAGGTACATATACGGCCATGACTGGGTCGCTTATGCACAAAGAAGTGATGGAGGCCATTCAAGGCTCTTCGCACGAATTTATGATGCTCGATGATGTGCAAACCAAAGTAGGCGAAAAAATCGCTGAAATGACACATGCCGAATCGGCCGTGGTTACGGCAGGCTGTTTTTCGGCCCTTACTTTGGGGTTGGCCGGCGTGTTGACAGGAATGGACCAAAAGAAAGTGGAAGCTTTGCCACACCTCGAAGGTACAGGCATGAAATCGGAAGTGATTATCCAAAAAGGACATTTTGTGGGCTATTCCCACGCACTAAAAAATACGGGTTGTACCATGGTTGAGATCGAAACTATGGAAGACCTAGAAAAGGCCATCAATAGCAAAACAGCCTTAATGTGGTTTTTGCACATTCAATCGGATAGAGGGCAGATCAACCACGAACAATGGGTGGCCACGGCCAAAAAGCACGGAATCCCGACCATGATCGATATGGCAGCGGATGTACCGCCAGTAGAGAATCTTTGGCGTTTCAACGACATGGGCTTCGACCTTGTATGCGTATCTGGTGGAAAAGCCATGCGTGGCCCACAAAGTGCGGGTATATTGATGGGCAAAAAAGAATACGTTGATGCCGCACGCTTGAGCATGCCGCCAAGGGGTTCGACCATCGGTAGAGGAATGAAAGTGAACAAAGAAGAAATTCTGGGTATGTACGTGGCCATCAAGAAGTTTGTGAACATGGACCACGAAAAAGAATGGAAAATTTGGGAAGGCCGAGTGGATCACATCAAAAAGGCCGCTGAAAGTGTAGACGGCGTATCTGTAGCCATCACGGTGCCCGAATTGGGTAATCATACACCGACGATGAAGATTTCATGGGATACGTCAAAAGTAGATTTGAGCACACAAAAATTGCAAGAAAGTCTACGCGGTGGGAATCCGTCGATCGAAGTGGTGGGCAGCGGTAAAACCAGTATCAACATCACCACTTGGATGCTGCAACCCGGCGAAGAGAAAATTGTGGCTACAAGACTGAAAGAGGAACTGAACAAAGCCTCTGTTTGA
- a CDS encoding amidohydrolase/deacetylase family metallohydrolase has product MKIKLPILVLFVFLVGSAFGQEYSILIKGGHVIDPKNNIDEVLDVAVKDGKIVALSKNIDGSKATQVVDAKGMIVSPGLIDIHGHVFAGTKANHYLANSFTALPPDGFTFRVGVTTIVDCGGAGWANFKTFKENIISHSRTRVLSFLNIVGSGMRGDEYEQDTTDMDPHLAADLAIKYRNDVVGFKVAHYLGNDWTPVDHAVAAGKMAQMPVIIDFGRTKPALSLEELFIDHLRPGDIFTHTYTVLPDEVRETVVDEKSDNVKPFVWKAIKKGIVFDVGYGGASFNYSQAIPALKQGFFPTTISTDLHTGSMNGSMKDMLSIMSKFMVMGMDLPAVIAASTWEPAKAINRPELGHLSPEAVADIALFSMREGNFGFYDKTGFKMEGKQKLECEMTIRAGKIVYDLNGIAQPIYAP; this is encoded by the coding sequence ATGAAAATAAAATTACCGATTCTGGTTTTGTTCGTTTTTCTGGTGGGATCTGCTTTTGGTCAAGAGTATAGCATTTTGATCAAAGGAGGCCACGTAATCGATCCCAAAAACAATATTGATGAAGTGTTGGATGTAGCCGTGAAGGATGGGAAAATTGTGGCACTTTCAAAAAATATAGACGGCTCGAAAGCTACACAGGTAGTCGATGCCAAAGGCATGATTGTCAGCCCGGGATTGATCGATATTCACGGGCATGTGTTTGCCGGGACAAAAGCCAACCACTATCTAGCCAATAGTTTCACCGCATTGCCGCCCGACGGTTTTACGTTTCGGGTGGGTGTAACCACCATTGTCGATTGCGGCGGAGCCGGTTGGGCCAATTTCAAAACGTTTAAGGAAAACATTATTTCGCATTCTCGTACTCGTGTGCTCTCCTTCCTGAATATTGTAGGCAGCGGCATGCGGGGCGATGAATACGAACAAGACACCACAGACATGGATCCGCATTTGGCGGCAGATCTAGCCATTAAATACCGCAACGATGTGGTGGGTTTTAAAGTGGCTCACTATTTGGGCAACGATTGGACACCCGTCGACCACGCCGTAGCCGCGGGTAAAATGGCTCAAATGCCCGTCATTATCGACTTTGGAAGAACAAAGCCCGCTCTTTCTCTTGAAGAACTTTTCATAGATCATTTGCGTCCGGGTGACATTTTCACACACACGTACACCGTTTTGCCCGATGAAGTGCGTGAAACGGTTGTCGATGAGAAATCGGATAATGTGAAGCCTTTCGTATGGAAAGCCATAAAGAAGGGTATCGTTTTTGACGTGGGCTACGGCGGAGCCAGTTTCAATTACAGCCAAGCCATTCCCGCTCTCAAACAAGGATTTTTTCCGACCACGATCAGTACAGATTTGCACACAGGCAGCATGAACGGTTCGATGAAAGATATGCTGAGTATCATGTCGAAATTCATGGTCATGGGCATGGATTTGCCCGCAGTGATTGCCGCCAGCACTTGGGAGCCTGCCAAAGCCATCAACAGACCCGAACTCGGACATTTGTCTCCCGAAGCCGTGGCCGATATCGCTTTGTTTTCAATGCGTGAAGGAAATTTCGGTTTCTACGATAAAACAGGCTTTAAAATGGAAGGCAAACAAAAGCTTGAATGCGAAATGACCATTCGGGCCGGAAAAATTGTCTACGATCTGAACGGCATCGCCCAACCCATCTACGCTCCCTGA